The nucleotide sequence CTAACTACTAGTGCACTGCGTTTAAATCAATAAACATAAGAAAGCAAAACAGGTAGTGTATTCATTCAGATTTTCAACAATACAAAAGATCAAGATACAATCATGGCTAATTAACTTTCAAGTGTCTTAGTGGTCACCTAGCAACCTTTTCTCTTGTGTGGCTCCATCCAGACTACCCCCTAAACTCTGCCCACTCTCAAACCCCAGGTTCATCTCGTTCTGTTTCAGTGGGTCCATCTCAGTATCCACGCGACCAGACcacccagaggagtggagggtggCGGGGTTCGCTGCTGACGTAGTGTGATGAGTGCGTCCCTTGGAGCCGCCACATCTCACTCTTGTGTAAAGCAGATAGAACACCTCAATCACATTCAGAGCCAGAGACACACAGGCCACCACCAGCATGAAGATGATGAAGATGGTCTTCTCTGTGGGACGAGACATGTAGCATTCTACAGTATAGGGACAGGGAGATTTGGAGCAAGGGAACATGGGAACCATGACAAACCCATACAGGTAGTACTGGCCAACAATAAAAGCGATCTCTAGAATGATCTTAAAGAATAGCTGGGTCATGTAACTGCCCAACAAATCTCCCCTAATTCTGACCTTCCCTGCTTCATCTGTGTATTTGGGCTTCTTCAACGTGCCATTATCTTCTTGGCTGTGCAGAATGGCTCTCAGCTTGTTCTCCTGGCTGATGACATGCATGGCATGGCCCAGGTACAGAAGAGTTGGAGTGGAGATGAAGATGATCTGCATGACCCAGAAACGGATGTGTGATATGGGGAAGATCCAGTCGTAGCAGACATTTTCACAACCAGGTTGTTGCGTATTGCATATGAAACCAGATTGTTCATCGCCCCACACGCTCTCCGCTCCAGCACCCAGAACCATGATTCTGAACAGGAACAGGACACTCATCCATATCTTTCCAATGACCGTTGAGTGGGACTGCACCTTGTCCAGTAACGTGGAAAGAAAACCCCAGTCTCCCATGTTTGCTGATGTTCAATGGCTTTCTGAAAAGGAGAAGAAAATAACCAGTTAATTAATTTGACAGGAGAAGGCCCATCTTATTAGTGAGTCAGGTTGTCAATGTTTTCCACTTCTCTTGATATCCTTAATCATTACTTTGATTTTTGGGGCACGCACACAATGGCATCAAGACCACATTCCTAAAACTGATATCCCTCTATCATTAAgacaatacaatatatatatatatatatatatatatatatatatatatatatatatatatatatatatatatattacaacaTTGTATGTAATAACCCTTCTGTATTGAAAGATAACCCTCGTTCAAAAACAAACTTAAAATGTAAGTAGTTAGTCACATAATGAAAAGCAACAAAAACGCACATGACAGGCTAGATCATAGTTTATGTCTAGTATGTATTGATTATGAGGAAAAGTTGATGTATGCCTTATTTACTATTAATAATATGTTCACATTTTATGATAATGCATGGTAATCAGTACACCCCAAACACCTGACATACTGAACAGTCTACTACTATAATAACTTAAATAAAAATGAATTCGATCCAAAAGAATTACAGAACAAACTACTACttgtttttctttaaaaaatgacTCAAAGGATAGGAAAATGTGAAGTGAAAAAAGTTGCCTCCTACCTGGTCCTGACTCTATGGAGAATAAACATCTTAGACCAACTGATCACTAACATGAGTTGAACCTTGAGTTTTGGAGGATGGTGGTAAGGATTGCATCAGGTTCCCTGTCACGTTGTAATAATCAGCTAATTCAATTTGAAAAGTTAACCTGTAAAGGACTAACAGGAAGAGCTATATATAATGACTGACAGAAAGATACACACCCACAACAATAAGAAGCATGCACTCAACAGACTTAACAGGAACACATCTAAAGAAATAATATTGTATTGTAATGAATTGATAACACAGGGCCCGGAGTTGTCCCCAAAAATAGGCATCATGGTGTCCGAAACATTCGAACCAAACACAATACGAGCCAGAATCATTTCCTTATAAAATAATCATTTATTAAATCAAGATTATAGTGTTATATGAATGACATCTACATATACATTCAATGTCACAACCAATAATAAAAATCCCAAAGAAATATTTAGAAAATTAAGAAATGCATCTAATATAAAgaaacatatttatattagacaaTATATTTCCCGTGGTACAAGCTCAAACATGAATCCTTTATCACATAAAAACACAATGAATATTTTACTTATTAGGAGAAATATATATGGCTGTAGACTGGCATGCGAATCATTGAGTCAACATTACAAGCAGGCTTTGTGAAAAAGAATGTGTACAAAAGCTGACATCTTAGATGTGGACTTCCCCCATGTTAGCAGTGTTTTCCTCAGAAGCCACACTTTTCGTCACCCCACTGCCCAGCTTCCTCCCCTGCAGCTCCAACTCCAGATTGACCCAGTTCTGGATCATCTGGTCTTTGTTCTCAAAGGCCTTCCTCTCCAGGACAGGGGTGACCGGGGTCACTGTGTAGTCCTGCCGCCTGTCCAGACACTCTTTGACCGATTTGACAAACAGGTAAAAGAGCTCAATGAGGTTGAGGAGTAGAGACACACAGGCTACCACCAGCATAAACCAGATGAAGACGGTTTTCTCTGTGGGTCTggacaggaaacagtccacctTGTGAGGGCAGGGGAAGCGAGCACAGATAAAGCGGGCCTGGAGGGTGAAGCCATACAGGTAGTACTGTCCCACGATGAACCCCACCTCTAGAAGGATCTTCACCAGTACGTGCAGTACGTAACTGCGTAACAGACGGCCACGCAGGTTAATCTTTCCATTGTCGTTGCTGTACTTGGGGACTTTGTAGCCCTTCTTCAGGAAGTTATTGGCCTGCTCATCCTGTGCTTGCTTCTTCATCTTCTCCCGGACTTTCTTCTCTACGTGGATGATGTGGAGGACATGGCCTAGGTACACCAGGGTTGGGGTGGAAACGGAGATGATCTGAAGCACCCAGAAACGGACGTGTGAGATGGGGAAGGCGTGGTCATAACAGACGTTCTCACATCCCGGCTGGTCTGTGTTACAGACGAAGTCTGACTGCTCGTCCCCCCACACCTTCTCTGCCCCGGACCCAAGGACCAGGATCCTGAAGACAAACAGGACCGTTAGCCAGATCTTCCCTATGACCGTGGAGTGGGACTGCACTTTGTCCAGCAGCCGGCCCAGCAAGTCCCATTCACCCATTTCGATCAGTTAGACAGTTTGCTGTGGAAAAACATATCATTGATTTATCACATGGTGGATTACTGTTATGACTACAACTGTCAAATGTTTTTAATGTTTTAAGCAATGTTTTAGAGAATAAATAGATCTCATAACAGCATGAAGTAACTGTACTAATTAAAATGTATCAATGATTTGTCAATCAAGGACCTTCTTTATCGGTTAATTTGAACCATTGAGTACATTGATAAGTGAAGGCCCTTGAGGCCCAGATATCAGGAGCCATTACAATAACAGACCTTTGCAATCTGGTGGGAACCAAGGACCTGACCTTGTTAAACCCCCAAACATTGATTGCTTTATTCAGGAGGCACAAGACATTACAATTATTTCCTGCCTTTCCATTGCAGTTTCCTGTGCCACAATTTAATTCAGGGTCATTTACTGAATGCATACTCAAAATGTAATCTTTGCCGATCAACATTTTCTGAGGAAAAACCTCTCACTGCAGATAGACTACGCGTACATCTTTGATGAAAAACGAAGTATTGTTAAACAGATATGTTCACATGTTATAAATACTATAATTATAGGCTATGTCATTACTTTTTAGTCATGGTCAGCAAATCTCATCAACCCTTACAAAATATCCCTTTTATGTACATTTCAATTGATTAACCTCACTGTCTATGCATTATGACTGTCTAGTATAGTATTACCAATCAGAGGCAATGCACTTAACTATTTTAAGAGACCTTTGCATTTTCGTAATAAAAGAAGACACCATTACATCTCACTTTCTAATGTCATGAATGCAATTTGCACAAACCTGGTATTTGATTGTGTAATAATCATAAGTCAATTGCTTGCTTTTTCAACTTACCAACGGACAAGACATGCAGAAAGTTTGGAGCTCTCAGTCTCTCAGGAGAGTGATGTCAGAGTGTAGCCGAGGATCCTCTCAACCTTCCCCTCTTATGGAGGCACCATCCAAACCACAACAAAGACTACATATCCCACCTCTTAGTCATGATACCATTCAATGACCTGTGGTAGTGTTGTTGCCCAAGGTGAAACCATAAAATGATCATTTAGGTTCATATGATATCTACTGTATGGCTATACCATACATAGAGGCAGGGTGTGCCAATATCCGAGAaattaattaatgaattaatcttaatggttgtacagtcgtctcaaataaaactgtgaaggacctcggcgttactctggaccctgatctctcttttgaagaacatatcaagaccatttcaaggacaacttttttccatctacgtaacattgcaaaaatctgaaactttctgtccaaaaatgatgcagaaaaattaatccatgcttttgtcacttctaggtttgtcacgagtccgaccgagggtagttccccttcccgggcgggtggcgctcggcggtcgtcatcaccggcctattagctgccactgattgtttttcctccccctccttgtatgtttagtggtagcacctgtttatgtttaattagtttgtctttattagacagccggcccgcctggttgttgtgcgggattattttattgtaaaccttcggctctgttgtagaggtacgtgcttagtCGTGATTTTTTCCTATTTGTACTTTTccccctgtgtttgggaacgttacttttgtgtgcaccctgtggtgcgtttggtgctagtaaagacgcacagcattgaactctgtctcctgcatttgactccacacccacgacacccggagcgttACAGAATCCCGCAACTATCAAATTGAtagagtcagcaggagcagcagccggCCCTCTCCCTTCGATGGAGGAGAgggttctccaccacaccaccgtcctccatcggatcggatccgcgatggatcaggtgatggagagaatggaaagatg is from Oncorhynchus gorbuscha isolate QuinsamMale2020 ecotype Even-year linkage group LG14, OgorEven_v1.0, whole genome shotgun sequence and encodes:
- the LOC123995779 gene encoding gap junction Cx32.7 protein-like, encoding MGEWDLLGRLLDKVQSHSTVIGKIWLTVLFVFRILVLGSGAEKVWGDEQSDFVCNTDQPGCENVCYDHAFPISHVRFWVLQIISVSTPTLVYLGHVLHIIHVEKKVREKMKKQAQDEQANNFLKKGYKVPKYSNDNGKINLRGRLLRSYVLHVLVKILLEVGFIVGQYYLYGFTLQARFICARFPCPHKVDCFLSRPTEKTVFIWFMLVVACVSLLLNLIELFYLFVKSVKECLDRRQDYTVTPVTPVLERKAFENKDQMIQNWVNLELELQGRKLGSGVTKSVASEENTANMGEVHI
- the gja13.2 gene encoding connexin 32.3, with translation MGDWGFLSTLLDKVQSHSTVIGKIWMSVLFLFRIMVLGAGAESVWGDEQSGFICNTQQPGCENVCYDWIFPISHIRFWVMQIIFISTPTLLYLGHAMHVISQENKLRAILHSQEDNGTLKKPKYTDEAGKVRIRGDLLGSYMTQLFFKIILEIAFIVGQYYLYGFVMVPMFPCSKSPCPYTVECYMSRPTEKTIFIIFMLVVACVSLALNVIEVFYLLYTRVRCGGSKGRTHHTTSAANPATLHSSGWSGRVDTEMDPLKQNEMNLGFESGQSLGGSLDGATQEKRLLGDH